In one window of Skermanella rosea DNA:
- a CDS encoding GTPase family protein, translating to MKRIVGRQGAWWLGALAAACLPFLALVPLGAVWLWERQGFVYWFLGTALCFLAAGLLFRRAHRAGDRVPSGDAATAAGEETPPDPGWSPSDKVAWQRVQGFAAQTSGRMLIDQRALLATGRAVIEEVARHYHPERAEPLWHFTLPEALLLAERISRRTRALTVQAVPGSRSVRIGDVLRLYRVKRTVASVAHSADGPWRAIRLAINPVQAAAAELSRRFQGFAAEGLSSLMLDRIARIVVEEIGREAINLYSGRLRADIDELDRLEPPAVAEPAAPAVPLRLLVAGKVNAGKSSLVNALCGDVVAAVDVLAATGQPTSHSVRCADDRPALELVDCAGLERETAIPKLVALAENCDLVLWVALANDGARDLDRRLLDAVRGHFAGRPQFRAPPVVVVMSHIDRLRPFNEWAPPYDVAVPSGRKAETIRAAMEAVAQSLGVAATDVIPARLDAGMLYNIDAVWTAVLARVPEARQSQLIRLLRLAGSAGGVAGVARQIVTGGRLLSGLVIEGIAGTRTKT from the coding sequence GTGAAACGGATCGTCGGCCGGCAGGGGGCTTGGTGGCTGGGCGCGCTGGCCGCCGCCTGCCTGCCCTTCCTGGCCCTGGTCCCGCTGGGCGCCGTCTGGCTGTGGGAAAGGCAGGGCTTCGTCTACTGGTTCCTGGGGACGGCGCTGTGCTTCCTGGCGGCGGGGCTGCTGTTCCGGCGGGCGCACCGGGCCGGGGACCGGGTGCCCTCGGGCGACGCGGCGACCGCCGCGGGCGAGGAGACGCCGCCCGATCCCGGCTGGTCGCCGAGCGACAAGGTCGCCTGGCAGAGGGTCCAAGGCTTCGCGGCGCAGACCTCCGGCCGAATGCTGATCGACCAGCGGGCGCTGCTCGCCACCGGGCGCGCCGTGATCGAGGAGGTCGCCCGCCACTACCATCCGGAGCGGGCGGAGCCGCTGTGGCACTTCACCCTGCCCGAGGCGCTGCTGCTGGCCGAGCGGATCAGCCGCCGGACCCGCGCGTTGACGGTCCAGGCGGTGCCGGGTTCGCGCTCGGTGAGGATCGGCGACGTGCTCCGGCTCTACCGGGTCAAGCGAACGGTGGCCAGCGTCGCGCACAGCGCCGACGGTCCCTGGCGCGCCATCCGCCTGGCGATCAACCCGGTGCAGGCGGCCGCGGCCGAGCTGAGCCGCCGCTTCCAGGGTTTCGCCGCGGAAGGCTTGTCGTCCCTGATGCTGGACCGGATCGCCCGCATCGTGGTGGAGGAGATCGGTCGCGAGGCGATCAACCTGTACAGCGGCCGGCTGCGCGCCGACATCGACGAACTGGACCGGCTTGAGCCGCCCGCGGTGGCCGAGCCGGCGGCCCCGGCCGTGCCCTTGCGCCTGCTGGTCGCGGGCAAGGTCAACGCCGGCAAGTCAAGCTTGGTGAACGCCCTGTGCGGCGACGTGGTCGCGGCGGTCGACGTTCTCGCGGCCACCGGCCAGCCGACCAGCCACTCGGTGCGCTGCGCCGACGACCGGCCGGCGCTCGAACTGGTCGACTGCGCCGGGCTGGAGCGGGAAACGGCCATTCCCAAGCTGGTCGCGTTGGCCGAGAACTGCGACCTGGTCCTGTGGGTCGCCCTGGCCAACGACGGCGCCCGCGACCTGGACCGCCGGCTGCTCGACGCGGTGCGCGGCCATTTCGCGGGCCGTCCGCAGTTCCGGGCACCGCCGGTCGTGGTCGTCATGTCCCACATCGACCGGCTGCGGCCGTTCAACGAGTGGGCTCCGCCCTACGACGTCGCGGTCCCTTCGGGCCGGAAGGCGGAAACCATCCGGGCTGCGATGGAAGCGGTCGCGCAGTCCCTGGGGGTCGCCGCTACCGACGTGATACCGGCGCGGCTGGACGCCGGGATGCTCTACAATATCGACGCCGTCTGGACCGCGGTGCTGGCCCGCGTCCCCGAAGCCCGGCAAAGCCAACTCATCCGCCTGCTGCGGCTGGCCGGTTCGGCGGGCGGAGTCGCGGGCGTCGCCCGCCAGATCGTGACCGGAGGTCGCCTGCTGTCCGGATTGGTGATCGAAGGAATCGCCGGCACCCGGACAAAGACTTGA
- a CDS encoding YcjF family protein codes for MQSILGRAGEQISSFWKDVYDTVLNPKPDARGDTRIAEEARARAPVIWLLGMVGSGKSSIIRTLTGSSDAEVGTGYRPCTATARIYEFPEEAPVVRFLDTRGLGEVAYDPAEDLALCEKQAHLVLVVVRAMGPVPAPVLDALTRVRRRHPDWPVVVAQTTLHDFYKGPGALAHPLPYPFGDGTRPSGIEALDRSLAAQRETFAKLPGSGAVRFAPIDFTPEEDGLAPADYGIDRLWTALEAGSADGVVSMMRRSLGSSGKPGVGRAASHIWGYAAAAGAIDMLPVAGVIGVPVVQGKMLHSLAGMLGVTWTRATLAEFSGCLGAGALLRFGAQFGVRQLVKLVPGYGTVIGGAAAGAASFATTYGLGHAAILYLSSRRSGARFDADAVAEEFRRAMAEATGVARASRMFSRDSDGKAGS; via the coding sequence ATGCAGTCGATTCTAGGGCGGGCCGGCGAACAGATCTCCTCTTTCTGGAAGGACGTCTACGACACGGTCCTGAACCCGAAGCCCGATGCGCGGGGCGATACCCGCATCGCCGAGGAGGCGCGGGCCCGGGCGCCGGTGATCTGGCTGCTGGGCATGGTCGGCTCCGGCAAAAGCTCCATCATCCGCACGCTGACCGGCAGCAGCGACGCCGAGGTCGGTACCGGCTACCGGCCCTGCACGGCGACCGCCCGCATCTATGAATTCCCCGAGGAGGCGCCGGTCGTCCGGTTCCTCGACACCCGCGGCCTGGGCGAGGTCGCCTACGACCCGGCGGAAGACCTCGCCCTGTGCGAGAAGCAGGCGCATCTGGTGCTCGTCGTCGTCCGGGCGATGGGGCCGGTGCCGGCCCCGGTGCTCGACGCGCTGACCCGCGTGCGCCGCCGCCATCCCGATTGGCCCGTGGTGGTCGCCCAGACCACCCTGCACGATTTCTATAAAGGGCCGGGAGCCCTGGCGCATCCCCTGCCCTACCCGTTCGGCGACGGCACCCGGCCTAGCGGCATCGAGGCGCTCGACCGCAGCCTCGCCGCCCAGCGCGAGACCTTCGCGAAGCTGCCGGGCAGCGGCGCCGTCCGCTTCGCCCCGATCGATTTCACGCCCGAGGAGGACGGGCTCGCCCCCGCCGATTACGGGATCGACCGGCTATGGACCGCGCTGGAAGCCGGCTCGGCCGACGGAGTCGTGTCGATGATGCGGCGCAGCCTGGGCAGTTCCGGCAAGCCGGGCGTCGGCCGGGCCGCCTCCCACATCTGGGGCTATGCGGCGGCGGCCGGCGCGATCGACATGCTGCCGGTGGCCGGCGTGATCGGGGTGCCGGTGGTCCAGGGCAAGATGCTGCACAGCCTCGCCGGCATGCTGGGCGTGACCTGGACGCGGGCGACCCTGGCGGAGTTCTCCGGCTGCCTGGGCGCGGGGGCGCTGCTGCGTTTCGGCGCCCAGTTCGGCGTGCGGCAGCTGGTCAAGCTGGTGCCGGGCTACGGCACCGTGATCGGCGGCGCCGCGGCGGGGGCGGCCAGCTTCGCCACCACCTACGGGCTCGGCCACGCCGCCATCCTCTATCTGAGCAGCCGCCGGTCCGGCGCGCGGTTCGACGCCGACGCCGTCGCGGAGGAGTTCCGCCGCGCCATGGCCGAAGCCACCGGCGTCGCCCGGGCCAGCCGCATGTTCTCCCGCGATTCCGATGGGAAGGCCGGGTCGTGA
- a CDS encoding 2-hydroxyacid dehydrogenase, which yields MNAPNGTTRPVLLLTRRYPDAVMARAGRDYRILPNEDDHPYGVEEMARRADGADALLVCAVDPVPAALIRALPDSVRMIATFSVGTDHIDLAAAKERGIAVSNTPGVLTDATADIAFLLLLGAARRAAEGERMIREGRWDGWAPTQLIGTHVTGKRLAILGMGRIGQAMARRARGFDMEIHYHNRRRLPAAEEAGAVYHADADEMLSVADFLSIHSPATPETRHWLNAERIARLPDGAVVVNTARGTLVDDEALIAALRSGKLAAAGLDVFENEPKLHPGYAGLPNTFLLPHMGSATDRTRDAMGFTALDNLDAFFAGKEPPNRVV from the coding sequence ATGAACGCTCCGAACGGGACCACCCGACCAGTTCTCCTCCTGACCCGCCGGTATCCCGACGCGGTCATGGCCCGTGCCGGCCGCGACTATCGCATCCTGCCCAACGAGGACGACCATCCCTATGGCGTGGAGGAGATGGCGCGCCGGGCGGACGGCGCCGACGCCCTGCTGGTCTGCGCGGTCGATCCGGTCCCGGCCGCCCTGATCCGGGCGCTCCCCGACTCGGTCCGGATGATCGCCACCTTCTCGGTCGGCACCGACCATATCGACCTGGCCGCCGCGAAGGAACGGGGCATCGCGGTATCCAACACGCCCGGCGTGCTGACCGACGCCACGGCCGACATCGCCTTCCTGCTGCTGCTGGGCGCGGCCCGGCGCGCCGCCGAGGGCGAGCGGATGATCCGGGAAGGCCGCTGGGACGGCTGGGCGCCGACCCAGCTGATCGGCACTCATGTCACCGGCAAGCGGCTGGCGATCCTGGGCATGGGGCGGATCGGCCAGGCGATGGCGCGCCGCGCGCGCGGCTTCGACATGGAGATCCACTACCACAACCGGCGCCGGCTGCCGGCCGCCGAGGAAGCCGGCGCGGTCTACCACGCCGATGCCGACGAGATGTTGTCGGTCGCCGACTTCCTGTCGATCCACAGCCCGGCCACGCCGGAGACCCGCCACTGGCTGAACGCGGAGCGGATCGCCCGCCTGCCCGACGGCGCCGTCGTGGTCAACACGGCGCGCGGCACGCTGGTGGACGACGAAGCGCTGATCGCGGCGCTGCGCTCCGGCAAGCTGGCGGCGGCCGGCCTGGACGTGTTCGAGAACGAGCCGAAGCTCCACCCCGGCTACGCGGGCCTGCCCAACACCTTCCTGCTGCCCCACATGGGCAGCGCCACCGACCGGACCCGCGACGCCATGGGCTTTACGGCGCTCGATAACCTGGACGCCTTCTTCGCGGGCAAGGAGCCGCCGAACCGGGTGGTGTAG
- a CDS encoding cell envelope integrity EipB family protein, which produces MKDFRPAARVAFTALLGLLTIVPSAFPARAAVEIAPHRAIYKMSLASARNSSTVSDVRGQMMFEWADACDGWTIEQRFQLRFQYSEGEQVDMSTNYATWESKDGESYRFNVRKLVNGELDEELRGTAEAYGDRPGVARYVKPEEQEIELPGGTLFPSMHTIQLLKHAAAGDKLFGTTVFDGSDTDGATEISAALGLRTEPALDGKFDAKLLHGAVWPVRMAFFPMDSDDAAPEYEMSLKLFENGVAQSMLIDYGDFTVAAVLEQIESIPRPRC; this is translated from the coding sequence TTGAAAGATTTCCGCCCCGCTGCCCGCGTCGCCTTCACGGCGTTGCTCGGCCTGCTGACCATCGTGCCGTCGGCGTTTCCCGCCCGAGCCGCCGTGGAGATCGCCCCGCACCGGGCGATCTACAAGATGTCGCTGGCCTCGGCGCGCAACAGCAGCACCGTGTCCGACGTCCGCGGCCAGATGATGTTCGAATGGGCGGATGCCTGCGACGGCTGGACCATCGAGCAGCGCTTCCAGCTGCGCTTCCAGTATTCCGAGGGCGAGCAGGTCGACATGTCGACCAACTACGCCACCTGGGAGTCGAAGGACGGCGAGTCCTACCGCTTCAACGTCCGCAAGCTGGTCAACGGCGAGCTGGACGAGGAGCTGCGCGGCACCGCCGAGGCCTATGGCGACCGGCCCGGCGTCGCCCGATACGTCAAGCCGGAGGAGCAGGAGATCGAGCTGCCCGGCGGCACCCTGTTCCCCAGCATGCACACGATCCAGCTGCTGAAGCATGCGGCGGCCGGCGACAAGCTGTTCGGCACCACCGTCTTCGACGGCTCCGATACCGACGGGGCGACCGAGATCAGCGCCGCCCTGGGGCTGCGGACGGAGCCGGCGCTGGACGGCAAGTTCGACGCCAAGCTGCTCCACGGCGCCGTCTGGCCGGTCCGCATGGCGTTCTTCCCCATGGACAGCGACGATGCCGCCCCCGAGTACGAGATGAGCCTGAAGCTGTTCGAGAACGGCGTCGCCCAATCGATGCTGATCGACTACGGCGATTTCACGGTCGCCGCCGTGCTGGAGCAGATCGAGTCGATCCCCCGGCCGCGCTGCTGA
- a CDS encoding DNA polymerase IV, protein MESDAMGAERLIRSGPAVPGLCRDCGGEAPPGAARCPACGSRRLTRHAELHALSIAHIDCDAFYASVEKRDDPKLADLPVIVGGGQRGVVAACCYVARLYGVRSAMPMFKALSLCPNAVVLPPDMRKYQAVGREVRARMLELTPLVQPLSIDEAFLDLTGTERLHGGSPARTLIRLVRRLETEIGITASIGLSYNKFLAKVASDLDKPRGFKAIGRAEALDFLAPQPVGLIWGVGAALQRKLEQDGIRTIAELRERDEHHLMKRYGVMGRRLFRFARGEDLRTVDPDEETKSISAETTFSQDIADLEDLSNRLWPLCETVARRLKAQDLAGGSVVLKLKTADFRQVTRSRKLGSPTRMADAIFQAALPLLEREATGTRYRLIGIGCADLAEARRADPPDLLDPDRMRRNEVERAMDQVRDRLGDTAVVKGRGFVPRSTPLLPGLPMPPRRRRR, encoded by the coding sequence ATGGAATCCGACGCGATGGGCGCTGAACGCCTGATTCGATCGGGGCCGGCCGTTCCCGGCCTGTGCCGCGACTGCGGCGGGGAGGCGCCGCCGGGAGCGGCGAGATGCCCTGCCTGCGGCTCGCGGCGGCTTACCCGCCATGCCGAACTGCACGCCCTGTCGATCGCCCATATCGACTGCGACGCCTTCTATGCCAGCGTCGAGAAGCGGGACGATCCGAAGCTGGCGGACCTGCCGGTGATCGTCGGCGGCGGCCAGCGCGGAGTCGTCGCGGCCTGCTGCTACGTGGCCAGGCTCTACGGGGTACGGTCGGCGATGCCGATGTTCAAGGCCCTTTCGCTGTGCCCCAACGCGGTGGTGTTGCCGCCCGACATGAGGAAGTACCAGGCGGTCGGGCGCGAGGTCCGGGCCAGGATGCTGGAGCTGACCCCCCTGGTCCAGCCGCTGTCGATCGACGAGGCCTTCCTGGACCTGACCGGCACGGAACGGCTGCACGGCGGCAGCCCGGCGCGGACGCTGATCCGGCTGGTGCGCCGGCTGGAGACGGAGATCGGCATCACCGCCTCCATCGGGCTCAGCTACAACAAGTTCCTGGCCAAGGTGGCGAGCGACCTCGACAAGCCGCGCGGCTTCAAGGCGATCGGACGGGCCGAGGCGCTGGACTTCCTGGCTCCCCAGCCGGTCGGCCTGATCTGGGGCGTCGGGGCCGCCCTGCAGCGCAAGCTGGAGCAGGACGGCATCCGCACCATCGCCGAACTGCGCGAGCGCGACGAGCACCACCTGATGAAGCGCTACGGCGTGATGGGGCGCCGTCTCTTCCGGTTCGCCCGCGGCGAGGACCTGCGCACGGTCGATCCTGACGAGGAGACCAAGAGCATCTCGGCCGAGACCACCTTCAGCCAGGACATCGCCGACCTGGAAGACTTGAGCAACCGGCTGTGGCCCCTGTGCGAGACGGTCGCCCGGCGGCTGAAGGCCCAGGATCTCGCCGGCGGGTCGGTGGTGCTGAAGCTCAAGACCGCCGATTTCCGCCAAGTGACGCGGAGCCGCAAGCTGGGCTCTCCGACCCGGATGGCGGACGCCATCTTCCAGGCGGCCCTGCCCCTGCTGGAGCGCGAGGCGACCGGCACCCGGTACCGCCTGATCGGCATCGGCTGCGCCGACCTGGCCGAGGCCCGGCGCGCCGATCCGCCCGACCTGCTGGACCCCGACCGCATGCGCCGCAACGAGGTGGAGCGGGCGATGGACCAGGTCCGCGACCGGCTGGGCGACACGGCCGTCGTCAAGGGGCGCGGATTCGTTCCGCGCTCCACCCCGCTGCTGCCCGGCCTGCCGATGCCGCCCCGCCGGAGACGGCGCTGA
- a CDS encoding response regulator: protein MSADQAWDDVKSADPEGAKRVLIVEDNELNMKLFHDLLEAHGYATLQTKDGMEALKLARLHRPDLILMDIQLPEVSGLEVTKWIKEDDDLKAIPIIAVTAFAMKGDEEKIREGGCEDYIAKPISVAKFLETVQRFLS, encoded by the coding sequence ATGTCTGCCGATCAAGCTTGGGACGATGTCAAGTCCGCCGACCCCGAGGGTGCCAAGCGGGTGCTGATCGTGGAAGACAACGAACTGAACATGAAGCTGTTTCATGACCTGCTCGAGGCCCACGGCTATGCGACATTGCAGACCAAGGACGGGATGGAAGCGCTGAAGCTGGCGCGTCTCCACCGGCCCGACCTGATCCTGATGGACATCCAGCTCCCGGAGGTGTCCGGGCTGGAAGTAACCAAATGGATCAAGGAAGACGATGACCTCAAGGCGATTCCCATCATCGCGGTCACCGCGTTCGCCATGAAAGGCGATGAGGAGAAAATTCGCGAAGGAGGTTGCGAGGACTACATCGCCAAACCGATCTCCGTCGCTAAATTTCTCGAAACCGTTCAACGCTTCCTGAGCTGA
- a CDS encoding PleD family two-component system response regulator codes for MSARVLVVDDVLPNVKLLAAKLTREYFDVITAYNGPEALERIKKESPDIVLLDVMMPGMDGFEVCERIRSDPTTMHIPVVMITALSDASDRVRGLEAGADDFLTKPVNDIALFARVRSLVRLKMMMDEWRLRESTSGQFGILDQAMTVRNETAAEARVLVVEDSPIDLEKIADTLRRDTDSVIAAETSAQALELGLSEDFELIIVSLTLLNEDALRLCSLLRSHERTRQAPILLVADEGDLSRVAKGLELGANDYLLKPIDRNELLARVRTQVRRKRYHEKLRHNYEQSLSMALTDSLTGVFNRRYVNAHLPRLMERSWESQKPVAILMFDIDHFKTVNDTYGHGVGDEVLKEVAARANRNLRNFDLVARYGGEEFIVVMPDTDRESAIAVAERLRRRVGEDVFAVSAPVGEITVTISIGISVVDGATDTAEAMLKRADDALYRAKRSGRNKTVAADDAQAPIRA; via the coding sequence ATGTCGGCGCGCGTTCTCGTAGTTGACGACGTTCTGCCCAACGTAAAGTTGCTGGCGGCGAAACTCACCCGCGAATATTTCGATGTGATAACGGCCTATAACGGGCCGGAGGCGCTCGAACGCATCAAGAAGGAATCTCCGGACATCGTCCTGCTGGACGTCATGATGCCGGGCATGGACGGATTCGAGGTTTGCGAACGCATCCGATCCGATCCGACCACGATGCACATCCCGGTGGTGATGATCACGGCGCTATCCGACGCCTCCGACCGGGTGCGTGGGCTGGAGGCGGGCGCCGACGATTTCCTGACCAAGCCGGTCAACGACATCGCGCTGTTCGCGCGGGTCCGGTCGCTCGTCCGACTCAAGATGATGATGGACGAGTGGCGGCTGCGGGAATCGACCTCCGGCCAGTTCGGCATCCTCGACCAGGCGATGACCGTCCGCAACGAGACCGCGGCCGAAGCCCGGGTATTGGTGGTCGAGGACAGCCCGATCGACCTGGAGAAGATCGCCGACACCCTGCGGCGGGACACCGACAGCGTGATCGCGGCGGAGACCTCCGCCCAGGCGCTGGAGCTCGGCCTGTCCGAGGATTTCGAGCTGATCATCGTCAGCCTCACCCTGCTCAACGAGGATGCGCTCCGGCTCTGCTCTCTGCTGCGCAGCCATGAGCGCACCCGGCAAGCGCCGATCCTGCTGGTCGCCGACGAGGGCGACCTCTCCCGGGTCGCCAAGGGGCTGGAGCTGGGAGCCAACGACTACCTGCTCAAGCCGATCGACCGCAACGAACTGCTGGCCCGCGTCCGGACCCAGGTCCGGCGCAAGCGGTACCACGAGAAGCTCCGGCACAATTACGAGCAGAGCCTGTCCATGGCCCTGACCGACAGCCTGACCGGGGTGTTCAACCGCCGCTACGTCAACGCCCACCTACCGCGGCTGATGGAGCGGAGTTGGGAGAGCCAGAAGCCCGTCGCCATCCTGATGTTCGACATCGACCACTTCAAGACCGTCAACGACACGTATGGCCACGGCGTCGGCGACGAGGTTCTGAAGGAGGTCGCGGCGCGCGCCAACCGGAACCTGCGCAACTTCGACCTCGTGGCGCGCTATGGCGGCGAGGAATTCATCGTCGTGATGCCCGACACCGACCGCGAGTCGGCCATCGCCGTCGCCGAGCGGCTCCGCCGGCGCGTCGGCGAGGACGTCTTCGCCGTCAGCGCCCCGGTGGGGGAGATCACGGTCACCATCAGCATCGGCATTTCCGTGGTGGACGGCGCCACGGACACCGCCGAGGCGATGCTGAAGCGGGCCGACGACGCGCTCTACCGGGCCAAACGCTCCGGCCGCAACAAGACGGTCGCCGCCGACGACGCCCAGGCCCCGATCCGGGCCTAG
- the rpmG gene encoding 50S ribosomal protein L33: MAKQNTVLIRLVSSAGTGFFYVKKKNPRKTTEKLEFRKYDPVVRQHVAFKEAKIK, translated from the coding sequence ATGGCGAAACAGAATACCGTTCTGATCCGGCTTGTCAGCTCGGCTGGCACCGGCTTCTTCTATGTGAAGAAGAAGAACCCCCGCAAGACCACCGAAAAGCTTGAGTTCCGGAAGTATGATCCGGTCGTGCGCCAGCACGTCGCTTTCAAGGAAGCGAAGATCAAGTAA